From the candidate division WOR-3 bacterium genome, the window AGCGGGCCAGAGGACATCAACTTTCAGTTCCAAAATTTCTTCATTGGTGATTTTGCTCGTACCGGGAAAGCCAACCACACTCCCGGTCTTTTTCTTGTGTTCCAAAAGGGCAATCGGGTCAAGTCCTTTTTCGGAATAGACACCACCCTTGGAATCGGAGACTGCTACGATTTTTGCTCCGAAGTATTCCTTAGCGAGATAGGCGGCATAATAACCGGCATTGCCGTAACCTTGAATCGCCATCCTTGCCTCTTTTAGGTCAAGCTTTAAGTATTTAGCGGCTTCCCGGACGGTGAAGATACCACCCCGGGCGGTAGCATCATTCCGACCTAAGGAACCACCGAGGGGGATTGGTTTACCGGTTATCACCCCAAAGGCGTTGTAGCGAACGATGTTAGAGAATTCATCCATCATCCAGGCCATTATCTGGGGGTCGGTATAGACATCAGGAGCAGGGATGTCCTTCTCCGGTCCGATAAAGTCCCCTAAGGCTCGGATATACCCCCTGGCTAATCGCTCCTTTTCTCCATCACTCATTCCCTTTGGGTCACAGACCACCCCTCCTTTTCCTCCTCCATAAGGCAAATCAAGGAGGGATGTCTTCCAGGTCATCCAGGCGGCTAATGCCCGAACGGTATCAATCGTCTCTTCGGGATGGAATCTTATCCCACCCTTGCAGGGACCCCGGGCATCATTATATTGTACCCGAAAGCCCTTAAATATCTTTATCTCTCCGGAGTCCATCCGGACCGGAAAGGTGACAATCATCTCCCGCATCGGTTCCCGAAGTAAGGAATGGGTGGCGGAATCAAGATTTAAGATTTTCGCTGCCCGGTCTAATTGCGCCTGAGCGATTTTGAATGGGTTTAATTCCGGTGCTTCTTTTACCGCCACCGGTTTTTTCCTTTCTACTTCCTTTTTTGACTTCCTTTTCATAACTCCTCCTAAATTTTTAATCATAAAATCTATAATAACATAAAAACTGGTCATTTGTCAACTACTTTTTTAGCCAGTTTTCAATCCCTTCTTCTTTCTTTAAGGTCTTAAGGTATTTCTGCCGCTCTTGGGCAAGAAGGTGGTAATAATCCAGTATCACCCTCTCCCTTTCCTCAAGCCTCTTTTTTGGTAAACGATAGGTCAATTGCCGATAGGCAAAAGGATAGTAAACGGTATCATCTCTAATCTCAAAAAGAATCCCATAGGGAATTACTTTCTTCCCTTTTAGGATAAAAGGGAGGTCATGGTCAAAGGAAGGGAGGAAGAGGAAGAAGTGTCGCCGCTTAGGACTTTTTTCCAAAAAACTTCTGATTAGCCGGATGAAGGCTTCCTGAATTCCTAAGTTATCTTTCAAGTTTCCGTATTCAAATTGGTGAAGGTAAGGAAGGAAATCGGCAAGTTCTCTTTCCGACTTTTTTAAGAGTTCGGGATAGACTTTCTTTAAGTAATCATAATACCAAGAGCGACGCAATAGTTCTTTGTCAATAATTATTAGGTCCTTTCTTTCGCCTTTTATATGTTGGAGATATAAGGAAGGGGCATAGAAGTCCCACCAGTTGGTGAGAATTATTGAACTATCCGGGGCGGAAATGAAAGCATTGCGGGCAAAATCTAAGGCGAGGTAATAATCTCTTTTATTGGCATTTGAGAAGTTAAGGATGATGGGCAAGGGAAGAAGAAGGAGATATGCCCGAGAAAGAAGTTTTATCTTTTTGGCTAACCCTTTTAGGGTAAAACTTAAAAAATAAAGGAGGGAGATGAAGGTTAAAAGGTAATAGGGTTGGATGTCGGGAATGCTATAGTTTATAGCATAAAAGAAAGAGAGAAGGGCAAGGAGGAAGAAGAGGGGGGTGAATCTTTTCTCTTGCCGGAAGGCAAAGAAAATACCGAAAAGGGATAAAGGAAGGAAGAGAAAGAGGGTATTCCGAAGAAGGAGAGATATCCCTTGCTTAAAGTTCTGAAAGATTTCCGAGAAAGAGGCGGAAAACATCCAGACTCGGTATTGTTTACCCGTAATATGCCAAAAGAAACGGGTTAAGTCTTTGGGATTGCCCCAGTTGAAAAGAGGGGAGAGGGAAGAGCGGATCGGTAGAAAGAGATAAAGGGAGAGACCAAGAAGAAAGAGGAGAGGATAAAGGGGGGAGATTTTTTCTCGCTTTTGAAAGAAGAAGAGGAGAAAGGAAAAGAAGAGGCTTATTATCATCATATGGTTGGTGAAGGCAAGACCAAGGAGGAAAGCGATAAGAAGGGGTATATTTCTCTTTTCCCAATTGGTAAGGAGAAAGAGAATCAAAGTGGCAAAGAGGGCGGTTAGCGAATAGACTTCCGCCTCATTACTTATTGACCAGATAAGATCAGAGAAGGCATAGAGAAAGGAGAGAGAAAGGGCAATTGTCAGTTCTTTTTGGAGAGACAAGAGAAAGAGAAAGAAGAAGAAGACCGAGAAGGAAGAGAAGAGGGCAGAGAGGAAGTTTACCTTTTTCGCTAAATCAATAATTGGAAAGAAGGCAGAGAGACGTAAAAAAAGGGTGTAAAGGGGATAACCGGTGGGATGGATGATATTTAGGTATTGGGCGGCGGTGATAAACTCACCGGAATCAATGAGGCTAACAGTTGGAGAGAGGGTTAAAGTGTAAAAGAAAAGGGGAAGAAGAAAAGTTAGGAGAGTTAAAGCCTTAATTCCTTTAATTTATTTTGCTAACTAAAAATTACTTCCTTCCTCCGTCTCTTCTTTATCTTTATTCCATTCACAACCGGGGATTGGACATTTCAAATCAGGAAATTCCGGTGGCGGTTCCGGGTGTTGGGAGGAGTGAGAGTTCCATTTGTGTTTATGCCATTCCCGACAATAGAGATAGAAAGCCTCTTTCGGATTCTGGGCGTATTCAAACCAGAAGTAGGAGTAGTTATTATCCAAACCCCGGATATTGGTGCAGGTCTTTCTAATCGCTTCTTTTAAGTCCTTATCCGACCAACCAACTTCCAAAACTCTTTCTCCATCATTTGAGCATAAGAATACCCCAGGAAGTTTTTCTTGTAAGTAATGGTCAAGCCATTCAACACGATAGGGTCCCTTCATAGGTGCTCCTTTTCTGGCTTTTACCAAAAGAGATAGGGGTAAGTTTGTTTCTTTCGGCATTTGCCGTTTTCATATTAACTTTTATTATAGTTATCTTTTAAGAAAGGTCAAGGGATTTTTCATTAAACTTTTGCCTAAGAATTTGGGAGAGGGGATGGGGAGAGGAAGGGGACAAGCGACGGCTAGGAAAATGGGTGGAGGGACGGGCAGAGGGAGAGAAAAGAAAACCAGGAGAGGAATTGGAAGAGAAAGGGGGGAAGGAATTGGGGGGAAAAGTGGGGAAGAGAGGCAGGGAGTGATTAGGGAAGGAACTGGAAAAAGAACTGGTCTTTTTTACCCCCCAGGGATGCCGTAGGGGGAACTGACCCCTATCCTTTTGGTAAAATGTCTTTAAGTCTTTGAAAATGAAAAACTTAAAGCAATTTTTTCCTTGATAAAAAGTTATCTCATCAGATAATTTTTTGGCAGCGCTTAAACCCGATATTTCTCTTGACAAATTGAAAATTTTATCTTAGTATTCAAGGACTGCTTTGGGAAAAATGGATAGAAAGGAATTAGGCGAAATGCTGAGGAGGTGATGATGATAGTTTTGGCGGTGATTATCGGTGCCTTAGCAATGTCAGTTCTGAGTTCCATTCCGATATTAGGACCAATCATTGCTGGTTTTATCGCCGGTGTAATTGCGGGTGGAATAGGAAGAGGCATGGTGGCTGGATTTTTGAGCGGAACAATCGGCGGTATATTTGCCGGAGTCATTCTCACAAGTATGGGCGGTTTATTAGGAAATATTTTTGGTGGTTCCCCAGGTGCGGCTTTAGGAGGAATTTTGGGTGCGGTGCTTGGCGGAGGTGTCTTTATCTCTACCCTCTACTTTGGGTTTCTGGGACTGGTAGGGGGAGTTTTTGGCGGTCTTCTGAGACCGCGAAGAAAATGACATTAGTTTGGAGGGCATTCATTATTGCCGCAGGATTGCCTATAGGCGTTGCAATAACAACTACTTTGGTGAATAAAGCCAGAAGGGGTGCTTAGCTAATATAGTTAGGAATTAAAGATTGGATTGACAAACAATGGAAAAAGTGTATACTACAAAGGAAAGAAATGGGATGAAGCAAAATATTGGGCAACTTCCGATAGCCCACCGTAAAAGGTTTATGCCTTATAGCATTTGCCCAAATCCCCTGCTCTCACTCAGGGTGGCTTTTATGCTGGAAAGGTTATATGAAATTTGGCTTGACGGATTAACGAAGGATTTAAAAACTGATGATGGATACTACAATAAAAAGTAGAAGAAATATGTTATATGGCAAGTTTGCCCTTCGGGCTCACATAGATTCCGCCTTCGGCAGAACTTCTTTTATGCTGGGTTTGCTATACGCCATGCCAAGCTATAATAAGATGAAACAAGGAGAGAAAAAGGATGTTTAGTTGGAAATCTGCAATGGAATTGGTCGAGAAACTTGTAAATTTAAAGGTGGGAGACACATTTTCCGTAGTTGAGTGCGATGTCATAAAAGAAGAAGTATTAGCGAAGTATTTTCACTCTATCAAAGACAGAACAAGTGAAACGATCGATATTTTGCCAAATATACCAGTGTTTGATGTACTTGGTCAGTATGATCCCGACAAAAGGCAGATTACCATTTATACTAACATGATTAGAAGGGTAGTAGAGAGGGTAAGCGATGATAACATAGATTTTGATACTTTAACTGATGTAGTGCTATTTCATGAGATTAGCCATTTAATTACACACATCGGTAAAGATGAGAAAGGTAGGATTTGGGATAAATTCAAAGACGCTTCCAATGACGATAAGGAGATATTTGCTCAACTCTATCCCTATATTTTATTCAGCAATTTTGGTGCATTTTCAAAGCATCTATATACCTTCGTTGAACTATGTAAATATCAGAATAAAAGATACAATCTGTGGATAATGATGAAGGATTTAACAATTACTGAAATCAACAAAGCATTGTCTAATTGTCGCCAAAATCGAATACCTTTTCCAGAATTCTTTATAGAGATAACTCGTTCTGGTGGCATACCTTTAGTAGCCGAAGTAGCCTCTTCCTATCGCATCCATGCTGATGGCTCCTGCTATATTTTGAGATTAAACTTGAATAAAATGCCTCTCGAAAAACCCGAAGATGCAAAAGGTAATCGTATTTTGAAACTTGTGACAGAATACCCTTCAAAAATACCATCTGAAAAACTTATAAAGGCGAAAAGGTTATTACCAGAGATTGAAAAGTATGTGGGAAGCACAAATAAAGAAGATTTTTATAAATTATGTGCTTTATTTAAGATAATGGAAGTACTTACAGATTTTGACGATGGAATAACTGAAAAAGATCCATATCCTATAAAAGTTGGTCCTGAAAACATACGTGCTCTATATGATTGCTCTTTGCAACTTTTACATATACCTGTACCTCGCAAGATATTTGGACCGCTATGGGTTATGGATGCTGTAGAAACTACAATCACAATATTCTGGTGTGGAAAGCTATGGGGAACTTGGACAGCAATAAATGATGATTGGAATGATTATAAAGAATTGTTTGATCGATTGATAAAAATTATTAATGTATGCCTAAAAGAAGCAAAGGGTTAGATAAAATCGGACCTGAGGCGGCAAAAGTATTGGCAAATCCAAGATTTATAGTTATAATTTC encodes:
- a CDS encoding Glu/Leu/Phe/Val dehydrogenase, translated to MKRKSKKEVERKKPVAVKEAPELNPFKIAQAQLDRAAKILNLDSATHSLLREPMREMIVTFPVRMDSGEIKIFKGFRVQYNDARGPCKGGIRFHPEETIDTVRALAAWMTWKTSLLDLPYGGGKGGVVCDPKGMSDGEKERLARGYIRALGDFIGPEKDIPAPDVYTDPQIMAWMMDEFSNIVRYNAFGVITGKPIPLGGSLGRNDATARGGIFTVREAAKYLKLDLKEARMAIQGYGNAGYYAAYLAKEYFGAKIVAVSDSKGGVYSEKGLDPIALLEHKKKTGSVVGFPGTSKITNEEILELKVDVLWPAALENVITEKNAARIKAKIIAEAANGPTTPEADDVLHRNQIFVIPDFLCNAGGVTVSYFEWVQNITGDYWSLETVHKRLDEKMTKAFWDVVKMYEAKKVDMRTAAYLVAVNRVAEAMKLRGWV
- a CDS encoding DUF2723 domain-containing protein; translated protein: MKGIKALTLLTFLLPLFFYTLTLSPTVSLIDSGEFITAAQYLNIIHPTGYPLYTLFLRLSAFFPIIDLAKKVNFLSALFSSFSVFFFFLFLLSLQKELTIALSLSFLYAFSDLIWSISNEAEVYSLTALFATLILFLLTNWEKRNIPLLIAFLLGLAFTNHMMIISLFFSFLLFFFQKREKISPLYPLLFLLGLSLYLFLPIRSSLSPLFNWGNPKDLTRFFWHITGKQYRVWMFSASFSEIFQNFKQGISLLLRNTLFLFLPLSLFGIFFAFRQEKRFTPLFFLLALLSFFYAINYSIPDIQPYYLLTFISLLYFLSFTLKGLAKKIKLLSRAYLLLLPLPIILNFSNANKRDYYLALDFARNAFISAPDSSIILTNWWDFYAPSLYLQHIKGERKDLIIIDKELLRRSWYYDYLKKVYPELLKKSERELADFLPYLHQFEYGNLKDNLGIQEAFIRLIRSFLEKSPKRRHFFLFLPSFDHDLPFILKGKKVIPYGILFEIRDDTVYYPFAYRQLTYRLPKKRLEERERVILDYYHLLAQERQKYLKTLKKEEGIENWLKK